The Miscanthus floridulus cultivar M001 unplaced genomic scaffold, ASM1932011v1 fs_822_1_2, whole genome shotgun sequence genome segment CCGCGTCCCGCCTAGCCGTCACGTCGTCCATGGCGCCTCCTACCGTGGCCACGGCGTCACCAGCTCCTATTTCTCCACGTGATGTGCCTTCGAACGCTTTGGTAGCAGCCTCGAGCAAGCCTGCCACCATCTCCATTCATGCTCAGATGGTGTTCGATGAAATGACGAACCATACTCAACCTCCGACAGCAAGCGAGCCTGCACCCGTGTTCACCTCCCAGTGTACCGCCTTGCCATCTGCTGCAGTGCTCCATGCTCGCACTGCTGTCCGAGGCGCTTCGCTGTCTGCTGTGGGGCGCTAGGGTCTTGCTATCATCCAGGACACTAAGGCGTTACAAACTGCAGAGCTGCTCACATGTCGAGGTGATTTCCCTAATCTCTGTGATTGCAACTTGATTGATGTGCCTGTAGTGCTTGGGAGGAGctgtgatgtggtggtggtgcaaTCGGGGCTGTTTTCTTCATCGGACTGGGTTGAGCAGTAACCATGGCCACCACCACATGTGCAAGTTGAGTTTGGGTGTGGCAGTGCTGATGTACGTCCACCTGGCGAACTGAGGTCAAAGAGTTGTGATGCTGAGTTACGGCCTACACCATGGCCGTATGGTTGAGAGGTGCTCTGTCAGGTGTTACTGTGGTCGCCTTTGGAAGCCCCCATGGCATATACAAATTTGCCAACAAACCAGGGCATATGGAAAAATTATTGGACTACGCTCTACAAGAAGGGGTTGATGTGCAGACAGGCATCAGGCTGATACTGAATTTGTGCCTGTCTGATGGCTTTGACTTGTTTCCTACATTGCTTCTAACTGATGGATCATGTAGGATTGATCGGCGTATGGAAATCCATGGTCATCCTCTTGATATTCAGGCTCTGTTCTATTCTGCTTTACACTATTGCCGAGAAATGCTTGGTGTAACCGATGGATCCAAGAACTTGATCTGTGCTATTAACAGCTGGCTCAGTGCTCTGTCATTTCACATAAGAGAGGTTGATATGAAGAAGATAAATGCGATTTATCGCTACAAGACTgaggagtactcccatgatgccGTTAACAAATTCAACATCTACACGGAGCAAATTCCGTCCTGGCTTGCAGACTGGATTCCTGTGAAACGTGGTTACCTTATAGGCAATCTGCAGCCAGCTCACATGGATTTCAGGTTTTTCTTCATAGGGGATCTGTTGGCGATTGTCTCATCTCTTGCTACTCAAAGGCAAGTAGAGGATATTCTGAACCTTATGAAGGCCTTGTTGAACAGCAACCTGACCTCAGTACTAGTGTTGGACACCCATTTGGCAACTATTTGTTTACTCAGAGCTGGACTGCATTGGTCCATGACCTGCTGCATTGTGTTCCAGCCAGTGCCACCTCCTGAAATACTTCTTGTTACCGTTAACAATGAGTTGGTTGTGACAGATTTAGTTGCCAGCAAGCTGCCTGTTCTTGATTGGATGCTCATGGCCAACCTTCAACTGGAGATCATGTCTAATGCAGCTAAGTTCCGGCCAACACCCTGGCCTTCCTTTGGTTGTCGTACAATGTTGCAGCTACTTGGTGCTTCTCCTGCGCAGGCTTCAAATTCAGCTGGGCTAGATGGCAGGTTTGGGGCTGCCATTGTTGGATTCCTGCCGATCAACAGTGCATCAGGGACCCCTATTTCTTACCGAGTGGAAGTCTGCATTGCTGTTAGCATGGTTCGGGTGTCCTGGCAGCCACATCTATTTTTCAAACGCTCTCAGTTTGAACTTGGTGTTGCTTCCTTGAACTCAGTGGGATGGCAGGTGTTTGTCCGAGGAAGATGCTGGAGTTTGCCAACAACTCAATGATGGATTGCAGAAATCCATGATTGTCAGCAGTTTTCTCATTTTGGGGTGTCTGATCATGCGCATATGTGCTATGGCATGAGGGAACTTGCCATCTGCTCATTTGATGTGGCAGAGCAGTTGTCCTGGAGGCAAGAGAGAATCATTTGGCCATCATATCCTGAAGAGGTACTGCTATCGTTGTGTATCCAGCATCAGAAGAGTGCTCAATGGGCACCACGATCAAACGTATTGGCTGAGATACATGCTATCAACTTATATGGTGAAGTGTCATCTACTAGTATGATGTGGCTCTCAAGTTACAGCAAGTTGCTGCTTGATCAAGCGCTGTTTGTCACACAGGTGTCTCAGTATAGGCTCGTACCTGAAATAGCAGCTTGGGAGCTAAGACCAGAGTCAAGACAACTCAAGTGTGGTGCTTCCACTGATCACATCGCATTTCTAAGTGGAAGGTGCAGAGGTTATGATCTTCACAAGAGCTCGTTCAGTCTTTGGGATCCTGGTGGTTCTCATCTTCTCGATgaggcttttacatgtatgccattaaaaaagtttgtaattacacacgagctattaaaaaaattgaccgcacatgagtgccatcgttctgaacttctttgctctccaaggTATTCCGTCGGTGTTCTATTCGTTTTTCACCGTTTGGGAGTCCTGATAAGTGGATCAGGTCAGTTAAAACGTTCATAATACTCCTCTCAtccctattctctctctctcaaactctctCCTTGTGTGTGCGGGGCGGAGCTTGCCCGTGCCCGCGATGGCTGGCCAGGGCCAAGGTCGCCCGTGCGCGCCCATGACGGCCGGGGCTAGGTTGGGTGGCCGCGTGTAGCAGCGGCGCCGAGGCGGTCACCGCGGCCGCGAGCTCGTGCGCGTTAGCCTGGATGAGGTGGCGCTGTGGTCGGAGtggagcgccccccccccccccccccccccgcgcgaaCACGGTGAGCTCCGCGACTGGAAAATTCGTGGTTGTGTATTATGAGATTTTCGAGTGGGAATGGAAGCCCGAATCCTCCTCGTGCCCTATGGGATTCATCCCTTCATCCCTTGCGTCTGTGATTTTCATGGAGCAGTGTTCTTGTTTTTTTCCTCTCGTTTCTTGCCCTGATTAGCTGATTCTTGAGTGTTTTGGTTCGTTCCTTTTCATTTGATTCGTGCTATGACATGAGTTTAGGCTACTCCTCGAGTGAATTTGATTGAATCGACTCGAGCACGAAGAAATCGAACGAATTGCGTTTTTTGGGATTTTTTCGTGTTCTTGGCTACGATCTGATTTTCTCGGAGTTTGAATCAATCTCAAGCGATGATATCTTGGGGATAGGCTCGTGCCAAGCTGAATTTTACCTGTGCAAATTTTGAGTTCGATTCGTGGAGTTTTGGGTCGGTTTTTGTCGATTGTTTGTCCGCTCCTTTTTCTGTTCGTGAGTTCGTCGGTATCTGTTCGTTGCTAGCAGTATTGGCTGCTCGTCTATTTGGCAGGGGGACGTGTGTGGGATTGGCTGAGCCAAAAGGGCGTGAGTGCCCAGCACCTTCGGTGCTCATCCAGCAGCCATGCTGCTTGCTTTCCCAGCGCCGAGTGCTCCCTGTGCGTGAACGTTTTTGTTCTTCTTCGTTCTCGGCTGTGTGTAGACCTGTAGTCGTTCTGTCCCTCCCTGGTCTCTGCGTTCATCGGTCTCCTGTATTCCGGTCACGAGCAAACCAGCACAACAGCGTGCTTGCCCTTGGTGGGCTGCTCGCCGAGCAGGAGTCCAACACCGAGCGTGCTTGCATCGAGCTGTGCTTGTTCCTGGCCATGCGTGGCCTTCTTGGTTCCTGTGCGTGCGTCCGTTTAGCAGCAGTTTGGAGAGCAGCCCCTCCGTTCAGCAGCAGGTTGGCGGCCGTGAGCTCGAGCGCAAGCTCCGCCGAGCGGGGCTCTGCCGGCTACAAGCGCGAGCGCGAGCTCCACCGAGCGCGGACGCGAGCGCGAGCGTGAGCTCCGCCGGCCTCGGACACGAGCGCCGCCAGCCTCGAACACGAACGCGAGCGGTGTGGACTAAAGAAGCAAGAGGATAGGACGAGAGAAGGGTATTTTGAACCTTTATACTGACTGGGCCCACATGTAACGGTGAAAAACAAATAGAACACCGACGGAATAACTTGGAGAGtaaagaagttcagaacgatgacaCTCGTGTATggtcaatttttttaatggcttgtgtgtaattacaaacttttttaatggcatacattGAAAAGCCTCTTTCTCGATCGGCTTGGGGGCAAGCCGAACTTTAAGAAGGCGGGAATATCAAGGACTGTCTAGTGGTGGGCTGGCATGGACGGCCCAAGCAGGCCCAAGACGACAGGGCATGTGCATTACAAAGAAAGGCAAGGAACAGCCGTCTAGGGCATCGAAGAATTAATAAGAAGTCTATTGTTTATCTTCCTCCCCAaatagctctctctctcttttcctacCTTCAGCACCTTCTAGAATCTTCTGGTACCTTCCTTTTGGTTTCTATTCCCCTGCTTGCTGATTTCAGACCTCCCTCCTCATGAGGTCTTGTATCCTGCTACCTCTGAATCGAGTTGTCAGTGAACCAATCGAGTGTGGTTGATAACACTTATTATTTGTGTTTTCGTTCTAGGTAGAGAACCAAGTTGTGTGTGAAACAAAAGACCAAAACTAAATCTAATTCGTGCTCACCATCTTCGCAAAGCGATCGATATTCAAGAAATGCAGCACTAGTAGAGAAAATAACCTTTGAtctacttcgaaatttggctttagtcccggtattttttgcgcccgggactagagaaacctttagtcccggttggtagctccaactgggactaaaggtccctgccaaaCGGCTACCGTGGTAGACTTTTGCTGCAGgggtccaaccgggactaaaggttaacttttactcccggttggtccctccaaccgggagtaaaagtctactcccggctggaggctccgtccgggactagaaagtgacctttagtcccggtttctgtatccaaccgggactaaaggtcccctcctatataccccttcttcctctccgagcccgagccactttgagcacagtgttcttgcttcatcgccggcctctcttcttcctcatcgcctttcttcgattcctcatcgattcttcggttctaaaggttaccaactttatactctcatgtttcatcagtagcttatctcattttgtggactagatatatgtggtttttatggtggatttttttatttgtaagccatttaagcacaaaatcactttaaagtttgcatatttggatgaaggaaggttaaagtagttattcaaaactagtattcagctttcatttcttgcATGCATaacacacttcatggtttagagatatagagaattttagagtttttttttattttatttgtttataaaatgagaaatttatattatattaaaaatgagtatagagagtagatggcaactgcttccgggtcctcggcctctcatcgggttccaaagcgactgaggctggacctccctctcattgcatgcggcaagtgtgaggagaaaattgtgatggagtaccggatgAGGaaagagtgtcccaacaagggtcgtatcttctacaagtgttcggatcgcaatatgagttattttgtcgcatttgatgattatggttaatttatacttatttttatgatgattgtgattagagttctaattttttgttttaattttagtgggatggcactggatgttcaggctggtactgggaggaagagtatgttgaacatgtgCAAAACTCTTGCACAGGTGGCTACGACGGCTGATGAGGtagtgatcctacggaagaagcccatagatgttgaacaaatgcatgatttgtctattttagttgggattggtcatgaaatccttatgctactgaagtgcattttagctttagtttttttagtggtagttgggattgtctacattgtagcgagactttcataaattaataccttgtgtggtggcatgcatgtcgtataattaactaattatgttttaggttttaatatggtatgtatgtcatgtaatgcagatgagccggcattggatgtacaatgctgattgctgctcccaagagttcattgagggcatgcattctttcttacgtgtgaccgagacaaacaaacgtgatggtttcatgtgttgcgcatgtgccatatgtaagaatttgaaggaatatgctagttcaaaaagtcttcattcacacttgttgaagttgggtttcatgccaaactatatttgttggatgaagcacggagaaaccagggttgtaatggaacaaggtgaagaagaacaatgggacgatgatgacattattgctgaatatggtgccttcaatgatactgcaatgggggaagctgaagaagaggtaggggcagaagatgagcccactgatgatcttggtcaggtctccaacgcctccaaagaggtctccaacggctgccccgcctcccttcatgaccaagaagcagccagctcttaagaggtccgccccgcaaacgaagccgctggctcaccagccggcaaagaagaaagcctcctctaatacagttattccccaaaaactggcttacgagaaaagtgaaaaggaattaaatgctgcagtataaaaaagatgtgagcagtttctttgaaaaagtaagaaagcgacgagaagcgagggagaacccggagaaaccgtacttctacctacctccagatcttctaagaaagaaggtggactagaaaaagcgggaatctcaaaagaccctgctaaaatcggactacgaccgctctctcaccaagttatttgaggcggcgtagaaaaagactagagcaggaaaaggtgttgcacaactcggacaacaatcacaacaatcagtccaccctcttgtcattcgtaataaATATGGTTCCAACTTAGATGtactagacgtcgattttgaggacctagctcggttttacgaggataccggtttggaccttgcccaagtgcttgctgaaggaccatctcctccgaaagtggatccttggaagaaatttgaacatggaaagagtctatacaaccctgaggccttaggtgaattgggtacgcaaatatacctgctaaacaagtggtacatggcggcgtgtgaacggggagagaactttgtttctgtcagagttagaaaccaacattatacttccgtggcgatgacgttatatatgtcgagtttttagaattacaccaactatgccacctggactctctcgacaaaagtctcattagatgctattgtctataagtgtgattattttctactattaaagtgtatatatataaagctacatgtatatatataaattatatatcctcacactatatttttatatatgcagatatgagatgacagaactcagaaagagaaatgataatgatgttggttttgttgatccaaatatcgtattcaaacaccctaatcccccgcctcaatggaaagctgaactcgagaaaaatctcatgaggtttttagtgaaccaacaaaacaaggacatattcttcccctacaacttcaagtgagtgttaaataattaatgtcgatcgtatgaacatttgttcaattatttgcttactagctaagctatctccacatatatatatacatacatatatatatatatatatatgttgactctagttaacgtcgatcatatttgtgtataaaaacatcaatcactggatattgatggtcatcgatatgactAATAGTCGGTTAagcatcttagactcattaagaaaagagcaaacagagtgccaagacatgatagatattatccaagggtaatttggtctctctagcaactatatataccccgatctcttaacttcaataattattaaaggccaaattaattttttattttattgggcgcagtgtttgaaaaagtttcattgaggaacaccacatgaaacattgcaaagcgccactggatgtaatcgcacacaaaataagtactagctatatatatatatataattcaattaacaccatgcatgctttcaattcaccggatcttttttctcgtaaaagtgggttctgaggcaagaacaggggaataactactgcggatactatgtttgcgagttcatcatggcgtactcaaaaagaactcctgaagagaacctcaaagtacgttatataaatatattcatatattcacaatttcttttattgctcatatatataagtaatcacgtgaccaacacacacatatatatatatatatatatatatatatatatatatatatatatatatatatatatattaatacttttcctttaacttttattgaagactctatggttgaaggaaaaagtcatacgacgtgaccaactgaaagtaattcaagagaccatagcaggatttcttaatgaccaggtcctaaaccccgccggcgagttctacaatgacgtgaacgaaacatggtAGCCAaatcagatggagtgaatttgttatgccaaggatatgatagaatatacaatgcaagctttatttgtaatacatattatatgtacataaaataacgtacaatatatatatatatatgcatgtaatatatacgttagtttcatactttagtttgtacaaaatgttcgaacattataaacgtgtagaatacgtatattattagcaacgtagaatgtgtattcgaaaacctattcgaaaaccaaaacgaatcatcaattgaaaatagaaacaaaaaaatgaaaaaaaaacctttagtcccggttggtaaataccaaccgggactaaagggccggcccacgtggctaggccgggaggcctctttagccccagttggtattaccaaccgagactaaaggtggacctttagtcccgagcgcgaaaccgggactaaaggagaggCCCTTTaatcccggattcgtgctcccggttttaaaaccgggactgaaggagGGTAAGAACCAAAAGTACAGCTAGTTTCTCTGCTAGTGGAGGTTGTTGAGCACCTAGAGCAAACGACTAAAGCAAAGCGGGGTGATCTCatcatttgacatgcaaagaggtGTTTGTGTCCGTTTGATGGCCATGTGACCGTGTGTGTGCTAATATATATAGGCGGCGGCACGCCCAAGATTTAGACGAGGATTGGTATAGCTTTCTCTGTGAAACATGCACTCAATCAAGTTGCAGGCTAAAAGGGAGCCCCTGCCTAGCTAAGGCAGCAAGGGCAGTATACTAAAACGTTGGTATTTTCACTGACTCTTGATGGAGACTACACACCACCTTTGCTCTTGTAAAATTGTGTGTGCAAATATAGATGGTGGATTGAGTCCTCATTCTTGTGCGCAGCATGCAGAATCCAATCCACATCATCCCGACGTCATTTCTTGATGTTGCACCCTCACGCCGCTCCTCTCTTGTCTCTTGGATCGTGGGCTAAATAGGTTGCAATCGTTTTGTGCTGCTCGATCTGCTTTCACAAACAAAGTCTATCTGAAACGCAGGTATAATTAACATTTCCAATGGCATGCAATAGCTAGGACCGTCGAGTTGGAAAACCACCCTTCTTCCCGCTAACATCACCAGCATCAAGCTGCAAGGCTGTTTTGGTTTGGGGACTGATCTTGTCAGTCGTCAACACATCCATCATGAGTTCACTCCTGCTAGGATCGGATGTGCACGTCTGAAGTTTCTTAGGGAACCACGAGTCAGTGCCTGATTTTAGCCTACCGGTGGAATGACCTGGTGGTAGACGAGTCGACTCTCTGTGCATCAAACCAAAC includes the following:
- the LOC136533246 gene encoding uncharacterized protein, which gives rise to MAVWLRGALSGVTVVAFGSPHGIYKFANKPGHMEKLLDYALQEGVDVQTGIRLILNLCLSDGFDLFPTLLLTDGSCRIDRRMEIHGHPLDIQALFYSALHYCREMLGVTDGSKNLICAINSWLSALSFHIREVDMKKINAIYRYKTEEYSHDAVNKFNIYTEQIPSWLADWIPVKRGYLIGNLQPAHMDFRFFFIGDLLAIVSSLATQRQVEDILNLMKALLNSNLTSVLVLDTHLATICLLRAGLHWSMTCCIVFQPVPPPEILLVTVNNELVVTDLVASKLPVLDWMLMANLQLEIMSNAAKFRPTPWPSFGCRTMLQLLGASPAQASNSAGLDGRFGAAIVGFLPINSASGTPISYRVEVCIAVSMVRVSWQPHLFFKRSQFELGVASLNSVGWQVFVRGRCWSLPTTQ